A segment of the Lycium ferocissimum isolate CSIRO_LF1 chromosome 10, AGI_CSIRO_Lferr_CH_V1, whole genome shotgun sequence genome:
TCGAAGGGGAAAGAGACGTGGTAGCAGTGGAGGTGGTGAGAGCTTTTAAACCCACAGACTTCACTATCCTTTTTCGATTCAAGAGAGAGGGAAGGTGGTTTTGGTAGTCTGATGGTCGTGGTGGTGGTGACGAGGTGATGGAAGTGACGTGACGGGGGTGGGATGGCGGTGTCGGGGTTCGCGCTGGTTGAAGGGGAAAGGAGTTAGGGGATCGTTTGGTGGAGGCTGATTTAGTTTAGGGGATTGTTTGGTTAGGAGACTTAGTTGGGGAtcttgggccgggtcgggtcggCGGGGAACTGGGCTGGGGCGGTTGAGGGGAATTGGGCTGGGGCGGTTGAGTGTTGGGCCACAGATTTTGTGGAAGTAGGAGTACGATTTGGCCCAAATTTTAGGTAGATGAATTAATTTCTAATCCCCCTCtatttcaatcaattaattaaaatatgcttctttGTCCTAATTAGTTCCCAAAATTATATACacctatataaattataataccagtaatttaatatacgtatttagtttaaaaatagagtaaaagatgactaatacgGTAATAAGTaagattaaaggaaaaatgccaatgccaatattgatatacgaatatcaacattattattattattattgttattttttcgaatgattttaattaaaaaaaatgtttagtccttttcaattataaaatatgatgtttGGTCATTTTTAAGAGACAATAAAAATGTCCTTGATTTTAGCGAAATATATCTCGAAAAAATAGTGTAACAATTAGCgaaaatattccaaactcaCTTTCGGGGAATTTTCACGACTGagaagcatagtgaaattaattaaataaaaaggagggccaaaattgggtgtcaacaattaTTACTAACGTAATTACcgacttgtgggactacaatgggtatacggttgttgttgttgtctatttgtactaacacaaattatatttctttaattaaaatatctacttttatatcttgagtttgggtccgggcttagcacgggcctcacataactagttgAAATcccgggcctcacataactagttgaaaagagaaaagaagatagaaagaaaagaaaatgattggattttaattttttagtgGGTCGGACGGGTTGATTAAAAGAGTTTAATGGGTGAATAAatttaattgagaaaaaagCAACATAAAGAAATTAAGGCGAGACATAAAGATTTAACGGACTAGCTTAGTATGCAAATTTGACCCTTGTAACAAAAACAAAacggaaaaggtgcaaatataccctttaactttgcgatttagagcagttataccctttattaaaaaaatagtgcATATATACCCTAccgttacacaaatggtgcaatATACCCTTTTAGCTAgcatattttttctaaaaaatcattaaacttattttttaagtaAGAAAATATCATATAGCTTTAAAAAAGTATGCCTATCaatttttttagtagacttattttttttcaaagtcaCGAGGTAATTTTTTCTATTGAATTGTttggtttgtttaaaaaaaagtatctccttgactttaaaaaaagtaAGTCTACCAATACAGAAAATTACCACATGGATTTAagtagatttatttttttaaagttatgtgacatatttttaaataaaaaataagctaaataacttttttaaaaaaattatatcagCGAAAAGATATACTTGCACAATTTGAACAACGACAGGATATACATGTACTACATTAAATAAGGGATATACCTTTtcccaaaacaaaaagaagaggaaaagaaaaattagattGCTGTCTTATTTGACGAGTGAAGTTCTAGATAACTCTTGAGGCGTGAATTGAAGCGCGTGAAGGTAGTTGGCAAAAGAAATACGATGCTTTTCACACACTGGCATGCCACCTACCTCCTAACAGGTCAGAGTCAGTCCCATTTCTCCAATAAAAACTACCAGTTCACTCTTAAATTTGCTATtcccattattattattattattattatcagcACACATATTGGagttcactctctctctctctctagccATTCAAGGGGTGCCCTGaggtaattcatttttttcttttcttcttcaaaatttctGTTCTGAATTAATTTATGTTTTCCGATTTATGCGAGTATACGATGCTCTATCATGATGACTTTTGACTATTCATTTTCACGCTGATCCATATCATTTAGACATGGTTAACACCATGGAATGTTGGATTCAACACCTGATTTAGCAGATCTATACTTGTCTCCAACTTTCTCTTTTCACTGTCTCGTTTCTGCCTTATTTTTTCTGCTGATCCTGTGGATAATGATTGTTGATTAAACATTGTGTGTAATTAGGAAGCTAAACATAGACAAGTTTATGACATCAATTTCACCTTGCTAATATTCTGTCTTTGGATGCGTGGTTCGATCTAATTATAGTTTGCTTAGTCTGAGTTTAGAGGAGCAATTGCCTTTTTGATTCGGACTGATGCATAGATATTTCTTGTGATAAAGACTGTAAAACGTAGCAGAGACAatacactaggtgatttcttcccatctgttgtagccttggtggacaaagttacctggtacctgttgctggtgggaggtggcaggtatcccctggaattagtcgaggtgcgtgcAAGCTCCCAGACACCAAGgttatcaaaaataaaaataaaagattgtAAAACGTACACCTGCTAATTGCGTGTGATCAAGCCCTGCTGCAAGTAGATGTTTACTGTCTTTCTTGGACTGGTGTTCGGATTGGATTATAGAACAGTTCTCGTTCTGTTTTTTGTGAGTATTGGATTGGATTTGGTTATGGGAGAATTGTTTTTTGTGTGTGGATGTTTTGGGGAGAACGAACAGGAGGATTTTGTGTTTTTGTTATTTGGTTTTATTTCcccgaaaaaaataattaaaaaaaaaaaataacacaattcgggtttgtttggaaaattaaataattagttCTTTTTGTTCATTCAAAACAAACATGCCCAAGTGCTATTGACTCCCTCGTTTAAATATCTAAGCTTATATAGTTATATGGTTGAGATGAAGAAATGGAGTACCTAACattttagatgttactttatgTGAATATGATAACTTGTTTTCGAGATGAACTGTATATTACCTGGCTTGTCACTGAAAGTTTGGCTTTATGTTTCTAACTTATTGTCGAAATGcaattttctatttataaaTTCAAACTTGTATACGGaaatgcttctttttttttttttttttttttgagagagAGGTAATTGACTTGTATATGGAAATGTTGTCCATCATCATATGAGATAAGCTGCATGTTAAACTATTAATGTCCTTCGTATTGGTTCTTATACGTGTTATCTTGATAACAGACTCTTCTATCATACTTTTCTAGATCACATACAAAAATGGTGAAGGCCGTTGCCGTCCTTAGCAGCAGTGAAGGTGTTAAAGGCACCATCTTCTTCAATCAAGATGGAGATGGTAATTTTAACTTTATTGATGGTAAAATGGTTTATTCATGCATCTATCACGGGTGATCTCTAATTGTTGTATGTATACAGCCCCAACCACAGTTACTGGAGATGTCTCTGGCCTAAAACCTGGACCACATGGCTTCCATGTCCATGCCCTTGGTGATACCACAAATGGCTGCATGTCAACAGGTAATTTTATCTACTTAAGaatttccttccttttcttcgtcaatttttttttatctacgTAAGACGGAGACATAGAAATGACTTTTAGGCGTTTCttattttgaatttcttctttCTAAACTTGCAGGACCACATTTCAATCCTGCTGGTAAGGAGCATGGTGCTCCTGAAGATGAGATGCGTCATGCAGGTGATCTTGGTAACATCACAGTTGGAGAAGATGGTAAGCTTTCCTTGTTTATTAATTGAACTTAAGCTGCTTGTAGTTatccttattttatttcaaatcaaATGTCTGCAGTTTTAAGAGTTCCATTATCTTTTATAGCCTAGATTAGCTTGGTTTAACATGGCGTATAGTGGTAACCACTGCCTTAGGAAAATCATTCTGGTGCAGTAAAGGTTTATCCATAACTATATTGTCTTGAAACACAATTATTTTGCATAATGAAACCAAAATTGAATCAATGAGGCCATTGCTtgctctatctctctctctctccccccccccccccccccctctcctcACTAATTCCAAATTAGTTAGCATCACTAACGGTGTAATCATTGCAAAAAATTTCAGGTACTGCTTCTTTTACTATTACTGACAAGCAGGTAAATTCTTTGTTGAACTCTAAGCTTTTATCTTGTTCTGTACTTGTTCCTGAACTAATTTACAACCTGAATTTTTGCAGATTCCTCTCACTGGTCCACAATCCATCATTGGAAGAGCTGTAGTTGTTCATGCTGATCCTGATGATCTTGGAAAGGGTTGGTTCTCCTACTCTAGCAACTAAACTTATAATGAGCCGAGTACGGCGTGCTTTTATTTAAAACCACAAAATGTGAAAGACGAAAGAGGATAAGAAGAGATAAAATGCATATAACCTTGACACTCAACTTTCTGTTTTAGTTTGTGGCCATCAACGCTCCATTTTGTCCATAGTGCTagtcatataattttattaacTAAGATTTTACTTCACCGCTGATCAAAACAGTACAGAAACGAGAAATCCTCTTTCCATTACATGTGTTTTCTTTAAGGAGTCAATTTGGAAGATTCAGTATAGTCATTGATTATATTACGGATCTGAGAAGGAAGAAGTCCAGATGTGATTGTTCGTGTCATATGTTGGTAGGTTAATTTTGAATAAAATGATGAACATTCATTTAAATAAGACTGGCAAAGTGAAAGAGGAAGGGGCTTCTAATCTAGCCATGACTATACTAGCAAGGATCCACTTTTATTTTCTCCACATCTACCCAGCATCCATAAGATCTcatcttttcttccttcaataGACTTGCCATTCTCTGTATATTGAGCAGAAAAATAATGCCAGGTAGTTGCTGTCTCTAAAATCAAGTGAGGAGGGAGGTGTGCATTCCGGTGTTATGTTAAATCTCCTTGAAGAATTAGGATGTGATCTCCATATAAGCCCTCTAGGAATGGTGTTATTTTATTCTTCTTATGACCATGTAATTCCCGCGGGCCAGTGGCGCAATTGGTGGATAATGGCCCGtccctctacccttctccacttaaatactagGCTTTTGTCTGTGCTTAGTTCGAACCATGACATGCACCTAACCCCTATACATCACGTGTTGCGCTCTTACTACTAAACCAAAGCACAGGAGGCAGGAATGGATTGCTGTTATACAGGTTCCAATTTTGAATTTAAATCTGGAAATAGGACAATGCATGGACTGTCTGTGAGATGTGGGTGGTTGGAGCTAACGTGGGTTAGTTTGCTAAAATACTAGCTGCCAAACACAGTTCTTTAAGTTTCTTTTTTGACAAAATGCTCTAAAA
Coding sequences within it:
- the LOC132034309 gene encoding superoxide dismutase [Cu-Zn], yielding MVKAVAVLSSSEGVKGTIFFNQDGDAPTTVTGDVSGLKPGPHGFHVHALGDTTNGCMSTGPHFNPAGKEHGAPEDEMRHAGDLGNITVGEDGTASFTITDKQIPLTGPQSIIGRAVVVHADPDDLGKGGHELSKTTGNAGGRVACGIIGLQGGL